A portion of the Cervus elaphus chromosome X, mCerEla1.1, whole genome shotgun sequence genome contains these proteins:
- the BEX4 gene encoding protein BEX4 — MASKEERAIESFNMEDAQQENEGGDQAPLKTGEESRDLGGVKVQKSGGNIRLGWVRRLVPNFRWAIPNRHIDHNEVGDNVEKHVGQMMEIKRKTKKQQMRHHVPYQTPEPDNHYEFCLIP; from the coding sequence ATGGCGTCCAAAGAGGAACGAGCAATAGAAAGTTTCAACATGGAAGATGCCCAACAGGAAAACGAAGGAGGGGACCAGGCCCCTTTGAAGACTGGAGAGGAATCACGCGACTTGGGAGGGGTCAAAGTCCAGAAGTCTGGAGGAAATATCAGGCTGGGATGGGTTAGACGACTTGTCCCTAATTTTCGGTGGGCTATACCCAACAGGCATATTGATCACAATGAAGTGGGAGATAATGTAGAAAAGCATGTGGGGCAGatgatggaaatcaaaagaaagactAAGAAGCAGCAGATGAGACATCATGTGCCCTATCAAACTCCTGAACCTGACAATCATTATGAATTTTGCCTTATACCTTGA